One genomic region from Drosophila busckii strain San Diego stock center, stock number 13000-0081.31 chromosome 3R, ASM1175060v1, whole genome shotgun sequence encodes:
- the LOC108603267 gene encoding protein transport protein Sec23A isoform X2 → MTTYEEFIQQNEDRDGVRLTWNVWPSSRIDASRLVVPLACLYQPLKERPDLPPIQYEPVLCTRSNCRAILNPLCQVDYRAKLWVCNFCFQRNPFPPQYAAISEQHQPAELIPGFSTIEYTITRAPTMPPVFIFLVDTCMDEEELDALKDSLQMSLSLLPPNALVGLITFGKMIQVHELGADGCSKSYVFRGTKDLTAKQVQDMLGIGRGAAPTPHPQQHPGAPGAQMQGAGAAGAHVPPAHRFLQPISQCDAALGDLLNELQRDPWPVPQGKRYLRSTGAALSIAVGLLECTYPNTGGRIMTFVGGPCSQGPGQVVDDELKHPIRSHHDIHKDNVKFMKKAIKHYDALALRAATNGHGIDIYSCALDQTGLMEMKQLCNSTGGHMVMGDSFNSSLFKQTFQRVFARDSRNDLKMAFNATLEVKCSRELKISGGIGSCVSLNVKSPSVSDVEIGMGNTVQWKLCTLNPSSTVAYFFEVVNQHSAPIPQGGRGCIQFITQYQHPSGQRRIRVTTLARNWADATTNVQHISAGFDQEAAAVLMARMVVYRAETDEGPDILRWVDRQLIRLCQKFGEYSKDDPNSFRLSPNFSLFPQFMYHLRRSQFLQVFNNSPDETTFYRHMLMREDLTQSLIMIQPILYSYSFNGPPEPVLLDTASIQADRILLMDTFFQILIYHGETIAQWRALKYQDMPEYENFKQLLQGPIDDAQEILQTRFPMPRYIDTEHGGSQARFLLSKVNPSQTHNNMYAYGQPPIGQSTDGGAPVLTDDVSLQLFMEHLKKLAVSSTT, encoded by the exons ATGACCACCTACGAGGAGTTCATCCAGCAAAACGAGGACCGCGACGGCGTGCGTCTTACCTGGAATGTGTGGCCATCCAGTCGCATTGACGCCAGTCGATTGGTTGTGCCTCTCGCTTGTCTCTATCAACCACTAAAGGAGCGCCCCGACTTGCCACCTATACAATATGAGCCAGTGTTATGTACGCGCAGCAATTGTCGGGCTATATTGAATCCACTCTGCCAAGTGGACTATCGTGCCAAGCTCTGGGTGTGCAACTTTTGCTTCCAGCGCAATCCG TTTCCGCCGCAATATGCAGCTATTTCCGAGCAACATCAACCTGCAGAGCTTATTCCAGGATTCAGCACCATTGAATACACTATTACTCGTGCGCCCACAATGCCACCAGTGTTCATCTTCCTCGTAGACACCTGCATGGATGAGGAAGAGCTTGACGCACTGAAGGACTCACTGCAAATGTCACTGAGTCTTCTGCCACCCAATGCGCTAGTGGGGCTGATTACGTTTGGCAAGATGATTCAAGTGCATGAACTGGGTGCCGATGGCTGTTCCAAAAGTTACGTGTTCCGCGGCACCAAAGACTTAACTGCCAAGCAGGTGCAAGATATGCTGGGCATAGGACGCGGCGCGGCGCCAACACCACATCCTCAGCAGCATCCTGGTGCACCAGGTGCTCAGATGCAGGGTGCGGGCGCTGCCGGTGCTCATGTGCCACCGGCACATCGCTTTCTCCAGCCGATCAGCCAGTGCGATGCCGCGCTGGGTGATCTGCTGAACGAGCTGCAGCGCGATCCTTGGCCGGTGCCGCAGGGCAAGCGTTACCTGCGTTCCACGGGCGCCGCATTGTCGATTGCGGTCGGTCTGCTGGAGTGCACTTACCCGAATACGGGCGGTCGCATTATGACCTTTGTGGGTGGCCCTTGCTCCCAGGGCCCCGGCCAAGTGGTCGACGATGAGCTCAAGCATCCCATACGCTCGCACCACGACATCCACAAGGACAACGTCAAGTTCATGAAGAAGGCCATCAAGCATTACGATGCCTTGGCGCTGCGCGCCGCCACAAATGGCCATGGCATCGATATATACTCGTGCGCCCTCGACCAGACCGGTCTCATGGAAATGAAGCAGCTTTGCAACTCTACCGGCGGCCACATGGTCATGGGCGATTCGTTCAACTCGTCGCTGTTCAAGCAGACATTCCAACGCGTCTTCGCGCGCGACAGTCGCAACGATTTAAAAATGGCATTCAATGCCACATTGGAGGTGAAGTGCTCGCGCGAGCTGAAAATCTCTGGGGGCATTGGCTCGTGTGTGTCGCTGAATGTGAAGAGCCCGTCGGTGTCGGATGTGGAGATCGGCATGGGCAATACGGTGCAGTGGAAACTTTGCACCCTAAATCCCAGCTCAACGGTCGCCTATTTCTTTGAGGTTGTCAACCAGCACTCGGCGCCCATACCACaaggtgggcgtggctgcatACAGTTCATAACACAGTATCAGCATCCAAGCGGTCAGCGGCGCATACGTGTCACCACGCTGGCAAGAAA CTGGGCTGATGCCACAACCAATGTGCAGCATATTAGCGCTGGCTTTGACCAGGAGGCGGCCGCAGTGCTCATGGCACGCATGGTGGTCTATCGTGCCGAAACGGACGAGGGACCAGACATATTGCGCTGGGTGGATCGCCAGCTGATTCGATTG tGTCAGAAGTTTGGAGAGTACTCCAAGGATGATCCAAACAGTTTTAGGCTGTCGCCAAACTTTAGTCTGTTTCCGCAATTCATGTACCACTTGCGCCGTTCGCAGTTCCTGCAGGTCTTCAACAATTCACCCGACGAGACCACATTCTATCGACACATGCTGATGCGCGAGGACCTCACCCAATCTCTGATCATGATACAGCCCATACTCTATAGCTACTCGTTCAATGGTCCGCCCGAGCCGGTGCTGCTTGATACCGCCTCGATACAAGCGGATCGCATACTGCTGATGGACACCTTCTTCCAGATACTCATCTATCATGGCGAGACGATTGCCCAATGGCGTGCGCTCAAGTATCAGGATATGCCTGAATATGAGAActtcaagcagctgctgcaaggtCCCATCGATGATGCGCAGGAAATATTGCAGACTCGCTTCCCCATGCCGCGCTACATTGACACCGAGCATGGTGGCTCCCAGGCGCGCTTCCTGCTCTCCAAGGTGAATCCATCGCAGACGCACAACAACATGTATGCCTATGGACAG CCGCCAATTGGTCAATCGACG GATGGCGGCGCTCCGGTGCTAACAGATGATGTCTCGCTGCAGCTGTTCATGGAGCATCTGAAGAAATTGGCCGTGTCCTCCACCACATAA
- the LOC108603267 gene encoding protein transport protein Sec23A isoform X1, with translation MTTYEEFIQQNEDRDGVRLTWNVWPSSRIDASRLVVPLACLYQPLKERPDLPPIQYEPVLCTRSNCRAILNPLCQVDYRAKLWVCNFCFQRNPFPPQYAAISEQHQPAELIPGFSTIEYTITRAPTMPPVFIFLVDTCMDEEELDALKDSLQMSLSLLPPNALVGLITFGKMIQVHELGADGCSKSYVFRGTKDLTAKQVQDMLGIGRGAAPTPHPQQHPGAPGAQMQGAGAAGAHVPPAHRFLQPISQCDAALGDLLNELQRDPWPVPQGKRYLRSTGAALSIAVGLLECTYPNTGGRIMTFVGGPCSQGPGQVVDDELKHPIRSHHDIHKDNVKFMKKAIKHYDALALRAATNGHGIDIYSCALDQTGLMEMKQLCNSTGGHMVMGDSFNSSLFKQTFQRVFARDSRNDLKMAFNATLEVKCSRELKISGGIGSCVSLNVKSPSVSDVEIGMGNTVQWKLCTLNPSSTVAYFFEVVNQHSAPIPQGGRGCIQFITQYQHPSGQRRIRVTTLARNWADATTNVQHISAGFDQEAAAVLMARMVVYRAETDEGPDILRWVDRQLIRLCQKFGEYSKDDPNSFRLSPNFSLFPQFMYHLRRSQFLQVFNNSPDETTFYRHMLMREDLTQSLIMIQPILYSYSFNGPPEPVLLDTASIQADRILLMDTFFQILIYHGETIAQWRALKYQDMPEYENFKQLLQGPIDDAQEILQTRFPMPRYIDTEHGGSQARFLLSKVNPSQTHNNMYAYGQQPPIGQSTDGGAPVLTDDVSLQLFMEHLKKLAVSSTT, from the exons ATGACCACCTACGAGGAGTTCATCCAGCAAAACGAGGACCGCGACGGCGTGCGTCTTACCTGGAATGTGTGGCCATCCAGTCGCATTGACGCCAGTCGATTGGTTGTGCCTCTCGCTTGTCTCTATCAACCACTAAAGGAGCGCCCCGACTTGCCACCTATACAATATGAGCCAGTGTTATGTACGCGCAGCAATTGTCGGGCTATATTGAATCCACTCTGCCAAGTGGACTATCGTGCCAAGCTCTGGGTGTGCAACTTTTGCTTCCAGCGCAATCCG TTTCCGCCGCAATATGCAGCTATTTCCGAGCAACATCAACCTGCAGAGCTTATTCCAGGATTCAGCACCATTGAATACACTATTACTCGTGCGCCCACAATGCCACCAGTGTTCATCTTCCTCGTAGACACCTGCATGGATGAGGAAGAGCTTGACGCACTGAAGGACTCACTGCAAATGTCACTGAGTCTTCTGCCACCCAATGCGCTAGTGGGGCTGATTACGTTTGGCAAGATGATTCAAGTGCATGAACTGGGTGCCGATGGCTGTTCCAAAAGTTACGTGTTCCGCGGCACCAAAGACTTAACTGCCAAGCAGGTGCAAGATATGCTGGGCATAGGACGCGGCGCGGCGCCAACACCACATCCTCAGCAGCATCCTGGTGCACCAGGTGCTCAGATGCAGGGTGCGGGCGCTGCCGGTGCTCATGTGCCACCGGCACATCGCTTTCTCCAGCCGATCAGCCAGTGCGATGCCGCGCTGGGTGATCTGCTGAACGAGCTGCAGCGCGATCCTTGGCCGGTGCCGCAGGGCAAGCGTTACCTGCGTTCCACGGGCGCCGCATTGTCGATTGCGGTCGGTCTGCTGGAGTGCACTTACCCGAATACGGGCGGTCGCATTATGACCTTTGTGGGTGGCCCTTGCTCCCAGGGCCCCGGCCAAGTGGTCGACGATGAGCTCAAGCATCCCATACGCTCGCACCACGACATCCACAAGGACAACGTCAAGTTCATGAAGAAGGCCATCAAGCATTACGATGCCTTGGCGCTGCGCGCCGCCACAAATGGCCATGGCATCGATATATACTCGTGCGCCCTCGACCAGACCGGTCTCATGGAAATGAAGCAGCTTTGCAACTCTACCGGCGGCCACATGGTCATGGGCGATTCGTTCAACTCGTCGCTGTTCAAGCAGACATTCCAACGCGTCTTCGCGCGCGACAGTCGCAACGATTTAAAAATGGCATTCAATGCCACATTGGAGGTGAAGTGCTCGCGCGAGCTGAAAATCTCTGGGGGCATTGGCTCGTGTGTGTCGCTGAATGTGAAGAGCCCGTCGGTGTCGGATGTGGAGATCGGCATGGGCAATACGGTGCAGTGGAAACTTTGCACCCTAAATCCCAGCTCAACGGTCGCCTATTTCTTTGAGGTTGTCAACCAGCACTCGGCGCCCATACCACaaggtgggcgtggctgcatACAGTTCATAACACAGTATCAGCATCCAAGCGGTCAGCGGCGCATACGTGTCACCACGCTGGCAAGAAA CTGGGCTGATGCCACAACCAATGTGCAGCATATTAGCGCTGGCTTTGACCAGGAGGCGGCCGCAGTGCTCATGGCACGCATGGTGGTCTATCGTGCCGAAACGGACGAGGGACCAGACATATTGCGCTGGGTGGATCGCCAGCTGATTCGATTG tGTCAGAAGTTTGGAGAGTACTCCAAGGATGATCCAAACAGTTTTAGGCTGTCGCCAAACTTTAGTCTGTTTCCGCAATTCATGTACCACTTGCGCCGTTCGCAGTTCCTGCAGGTCTTCAACAATTCACCCGACGAGACCACATTCTATCGACACATGCTGATGCGCGAGGACCTCACCCAATCTCTGATCATGATACAGCCCATACTCTATAGCTACTCGTTCAATGGTCCGCCCGAGCCGGTGCTGCTTGATACCGCCTCGATACAAGCGGATCGCATACTGCTGATGGACACCTTCTTCCAGATACTCATCTATCATGGCGAGACGATTGCCCAATGGCGTGCGCTCAAGTATCAGGATATGCCTGAATATGAGAActtcaagcagctgctgcaaggtCCCATCGATGATGCGCAGGAAATATTGCAGACTCGCTTCCCCATGCCGCGCTACATTGACACCGAGCATGGTGGCTCCCAGGCGCGCTTCCTGCTCTCCAAGGTGAATCCATCGCAGACGCACAACAACATGTATGCCTATGGACAG cAGCCGCCAATTGGTCAATCGACG GATGGCGGCGCTCCGGTGCTAACAGATGATGTCTCGCTGCAGCTGTTCATGGAGCATCTGAAGAAATTGGCCGTGTCCTCCACCACATAA
- the LOC108603267 gene encoding protein transport protein Sec23A isoform X3, which translates to MTTYEEFIQQNEDRDGVRLTWNVWPSSRIDASRLVVPLACLYQPLKERPDLPPIQYEPVLCTRSNCRAILNPLCQVDYRAKLWVCNFCFQRNPFPPQYAAISEQHQPAELIPGFSTIEYTITRAPTMPPVFIFLVDTCMDEEELDALKDSLQMSLSLLPPNALVGLITFGKMIQVHELGADGCSKSYVFRGTKDLTAKQVQDMLGIGRGAAPTPHPQQHPGAPGAQMQGAGAAGAHVPPAHRFLQPISQCDAALGDLLNELQRDPWPVPQGKRYLRSTGAALSIAVGLLECTYPNTGGRIMTFVGGPCSQGPGQVVDDELKHPIRSHHDIHKDNVKFMKKAIKHYDALALRAATNGHGIDIYSCALDQTGLMEMKQLCNSTGGHMVMGDSFNSSLFKQTFQRVFARDSRNDLKMAFNATLEVKCSRELKISGGIGSCVSLNVKSPSVSDVEIGMGNTVQWKLCTLNPSSTVAYFFEVVNQHSAPIPQGGRGCIQFITQYQHPSGQRRIRVTTLARNWADATTNVQHISAGFDQEAAAVLMARMVVYRAETDEGPDILRWVDRQLIRLCQKFGEYSKDDPNSFRLSPNFSLFPQFMYHLRRSQFLQVFNNSPDETTFYRHMLMREDLTQSLIMIQPILYSYSFNGPPEPVLLDTASIQADRILLMDTFFQILIYHGETIAQWRALKYQDMPEYENFKQLLQGPIDDAQEILQTRFPMPRYIDTEHGGSQARFLLSKVNPSQTHNNMYAYGQDGGAPVLTDDVSLQLFMEHLKKLAVSSTT; encoded by the exons ATGACCACCTACGAGGAGTTCATCCAGCAAAACGAGGACCGCGACGGCGTGCGTCTTACCTGGAATGTGTGGCCATCCAGTCGCATTGACGCCAGTCGATTGGTTGTGCCTCTCGCTTGTCTCTATCAACCACTAAAGGAGCGCCCCGACTTGCCACCTATACAATATGAGCCAGTGTTATGTACGCGCAGCAATTGTCGGGCTATATTGAATCCACTCTGCCAAGTGGACTATCGTGCCAAGCTCTGGGTGTGCAACTTTTGCTTCCAGCGCAATCCG TTTCCGCCGCAATATGCAGCTATTTCCGAGCAACATCAACCTGCAGAGCTTATTCCAGGATTCAGCACCATTGAATACACTATTACTCGTGCGCCCACAATGCCACCAGTGTTCATCTTCCTCGTAGACACCTGCATGGATGAGGAAGAGCTTGACGCACTGAAGGACTCACTGCAAATGTCACTGAGTCTTCTGCCACCCAATGCGCTAGTGGGGCTGATTACGTTTGGCAAGATGATTCAAGTGCATGAACTGGGTGCCGATGGCTGTTCCAAAAGTTACGTGTTCCGCGGCACCAAAGACTTAACTGCCAAGCAGGTGCAAGATATGCTGGGCATAGGACGCGGCGCGGCGCCAACACCACATCCTCAGCAGCATCCTGGTGCACCAGGTGCTCAGATGCAGGGTGCGGGCGCTGCCGGTGCTCATGTGCCACCGGCACATCGCTTTCTCCAGCCGATCAGCCAGTGCGATGCCGCGCTGGGTGATCTGCTGAACGAGCTGCAGCGCGATCCTTGGCCGGTGCCGCAGGGCAAGCGTTACCTGCGTTCCACGGGCGCCGCATTGTCGATTGCGGTCGGTCTGCTGGAGTGCACTTACCCGAATACGGGCGGTCGCATTATGACCTTTGTGGGTGGCCCTTGCTCCCAGGGCCCCGGCCAAGTGGTCGACGATGAGCTCAAGCATCCCATACGCTCGCACCACGACATCCACAAGGACAACGTCAAGTTCATGAAGAAGGCCATCAAGCATTACGATGCCTTGGCGCTGCGCGCCGCCACAAATGGCCATGGCATCGATATATACTCGTGCGCCCTCGACCAGACCGGTCTCATGGAAATGAAGCAGCTTTGCAACTCTACCGGCGGCCACATGGTCATGGGCGATTCGTTCAACTCGTCGCTGTTCAAGCAGACATTCCAACGCGTCTTCGCGCGCGACAGTCGCAACGATTTAAAAATGGCATTCAATGCCACATTGGAGGTGAAGTGCTCGCGCGAGCTGAAAATCTCTGGGGGCATTGGCTCGTGTGTGTCGCTGAATGTGAAGAGCCCGTCGGTGTCGGATGTGGAGATCGGCATGGGCAATACGGTGCAGTGGAAACTTTGCACCCTAAATCCCAGCTCAACGGTCGCCTATTTCTTTGAGGTTGTCAACCAGCACTCGGCGCCCATACCACaaggtgggcgtggctgcatACAGTTCATAACACAGTATCAGCATCCAAGCGGTCAGCGGCGCATACGTGTCACCACGCTGGCAAGAAA CTGGGCTGATGCCACAACCAATGTGCAGCATATTAGCGCTGGCTTTGACCAGGAGGCGGCCGCAGTGCTCATGGCACGCATGGTGGTCTATCGTGCCGAAACGGACGAGGGACCAGACATATTGCGCTGGGTGGATCGCCAGCTGATTCGATTG tGTCAGAAGTTTGGAGAGTACTCCAAGGATGATCCAAACAGTTTTAGGCTGTCGCCAAACTTTAGTCTGTTTCCGCAATTCATGTACCACTTGCGCCGTTCGCAGTTCCTGCAGGTCTTCAACAATTCACCCGACGAGACCACATTCTATCGACACATGCTGATGCGCGAGGACCTCACCCAATCTCTGATCATGATACAGCCCATACTCTATAGCTACTCGTTCAATGGTCCGCCCGAGCCGGTGCTGCTTGATACCGCCTCGATACAAGCGGATCGCATACTGCTGATGGACACCTTCTTCCAGATACTCATCTATCATGGCGAGACGATTGCCCAATGGCGTGCGCTCAAGTATCAGGATATGCCTGAATATGAGAActtcaagcagctgctgcaaggtCCCATCGATGATGCGCAGGAAATATTGCAGACTCGCTTCCCCATGCCGCGCTACATTGACACCGAGCATGGTGGCTCCCAGGCGCGCTTCCTGCTCTCCAAGGTGAATCCATCGCAGACGCACAACAACATGTATGCCTATGGACAG GATGGCGGCGCTCCGGTGCTAACAGATGATGTCTCGCTGCAGCTGTTCATGGAGCATCTGAAGAAATTGGCCGTGTCCTCCACCACATAA
- the LOC108603271 gene encoding calcineurin B homologous protein 1 isoform X1, translating to MGNKSSLFLRHEEIAQIQNETGFTPNQIERLYSRFTSLDRNDCGTLSREDLMRIPELAINPLCERIVHSFFAESTDDRVNFRQFMNVLAHFRPLRDNKQSKLNSREEKLKFAFKMYDLDDDGVISRDELLSILHMMVGANISQDQLVSIAERTILEADLCCQGKISFEDFCKALERTDVDQKMSIRFLN from the exons ATGGGTAACAAATCTTCGCTTTTTCTGCGGCACGAGGAAATTGCGCAAATACAAAACGAAACGGGct TTACACCTAATCAAATTGAGCGTTTGTATTCGCGTTTCACCTCGCTGGATCGCAATGACTGCGGCACGCTCTCTCGCGAGGATTTGATGCGCATACCCGAGCTGGCCATAAATCCGCTCTGCGAGCGCATTGTGCACTCCTTCTTTGCGGAGAGTACCGATGATCGTGTGAACTTCCGTCAGTTCATGAATGTGCTGGCGCACTTCAGACCGCTGCGCgacaataaacaaagcaagctGAACAGCCGCGAGGAGAAGCTCAAGTTTGCCTTTAAGATGTACGATCTGGATGATGATGGTGTCATTAGTCGCGACGAGCTGCTGTCCATACTGCACATGATGGTGGGCGCAAATATAAGCCAGGATCAGCTGGTCAGCATTGCCGAACGCACCATATTGGAAGCAGATCTGTGCTGTCAGGGCAAGATATCGTTTGAGGACTTTTGCAAGGCGCTCGAACGCACCGATGTGGATCAGAAAATGTCTATAAGATTTCTTAACTAA
- the LOC108603271 gene encoding calcineurin B homologous protein 1 isoform X2, whose product MRIPELAINPLCERIVHSFFAESTDDRVNFRQFMNVLAHFRPLRDNKQSKLNSREEKLKFAFKMYDLDDDGVISRDELLSILHMMVGANISQDQLVSIAERTILEADLCCQGKISFEDFCKALERTDVDQKMSIRFLN is encoded by the coding sequence ATGCGCATACCCGAGCTGGCCATAAATCCGCTCTGCGAGCGCATTGTGCACTCCTTCTTTGCGGAGAGTACCGATGATCGTGTGAACTTCCGTCAGTTCATGAATGTGCTGGCGCACTTCAGACCGCTGCGCgacaataaacaaagcaagctGAACAGCCGCGAGGAGAAGCTCAAGTTTGCCTTTAAGATGTACGATCTGGATGATGATGGTGTCATTAGTCGCGACGAGCTGCTGTCCATACTGCACATGATGGTGGGCGCAAATATAAGCCAGGATCAGCTGGTCAGCATTGCCGAACGCACCATATTGGAAGCAGATCTGTGCTGTCAGGGCAAGATATCGTTTGAGGACTTTTGCAAGGCGCTCGAACGCACCGATGTGGATCAGAAAATGTCTATAAGATTTCTTAACTAA
- the LOC108603270 gene encoding mediator of RNA polymerase II transcription subunit 27, with the protein MDKLNLTLTAVKNLRSSVRQCFEQLADGTDGEGVEESRNKFVHDFQDRFGAINSQLREVEQLINGLQVPATAYHLGNTTFLAQETSQDRQALYPQLVNSYKWIDKVHDHSFLAFNNLNQNTLRRSYNYCSQKRQRLPFTSFNNDPDHIDKLLSEINHPPHTSYKVLRPFGSNAVAIVSISNVLKAAIVFKGVLIEWVTIKGYDEPLDHDDLWAESRYEVFRKVQEHAHSAMLHFFSPTLPDLAVKSYVTWLNSHVKLFLEPCKRCGKYIANGLPPTWRDLRTLEAFHEECRNS; encoded by the exons ATGGataagttaaatttaactttaacgGCAGTTAAAAACCTACGCTCAAGCGTGCGCCAATGCTTTGAACAGCTAGCTGATGGCACCGATGGCGAGGGCGTGGAGGAGAGCcgcaataaatttgttcacGATTTTCAAGACCGATTTGGTGCTATCAACTCGCAATTGCG TGAAGTGGAGCAGCTCATAAATGGACTGCAAGTGCCGGCGACAGCATATCATTTGGGTAATACTACATTTTTGGCACAGGAAACCTCGCAGGATCGCCAGGCGCTGTATCCACAGTTGGTTAACAGCTACAAGTGGATAGATAAAGTGCACGATCATAGTTTCTTGGCGTTTAATAATCTCAACCAAAACACGCTGCGCCGCTCTTACAACTACTGCTCACAAAAGCGACAACGTCTGCCCTTTACCTCATTCAACAATGATCCGGA CCACATAGACAAGCTATTAAGTGAGATTAATCATCCGCCACACACATCGTATAAGGTGCTAAGACCCTTCGGCTCCAATGCAGTGGCCATAGTGTCCATCAGCAATGTATTAAAGGCAGCGATAGTATTCAAGGGCGTGCTGATTGAGTGGGTGACCATAAAGGGTTACGATGAGCCACTGGATCATGACGATTTATGGGCGGAGTCTCGTTATGAGGTTTTCCGCAAGGTTCAAGAGCACGCACACTCGGCGATGCTTCATTTCTTCTCACCCACCTTACCGGATTTGGCTGTCAAAAGCTATGTCACCTGGCTCAATAGTCATGTCAAATTGTTTCTCGAGCCCTGCAAGCGCTGCGGCAAATATATAGCCAACGGTCTGCCGCCCACCTGGCGTGATCTCCGCACACTTGAGGCATTCCATGAGGAGTGCCGCAATAGCTAA